The genomic DNA ATCATCCCCGAGGACCGGGAACAGGCTCTTTCCGAGATCCGGCGGGTGCGAAACGGCGAACGCGTGGAGTTCGAATACCGCATCAGGCGTGCTTCGGACCATGAAATCCGCTGGTTGCGCAACGCCGACTTCCCGATTTTCGGAGAGGAGGGGAACGTTCAGCAGATCGGCGGCATCGGCCGCGATATCACCGATGAAAAAGCCTCTGCCGACCGGATGAAAGTGCTGGTCGCCGAGCTTCAGCACCGCACGCGCAATCTCATGGCAGTGGTCAGGTCGATGGCTGATAAGACCTTGCGGACAAGCGCCGACTTGCCTGATTTCTACCAGAGATTCTGCGACCGCCTGGATGTGCTGGCCCGTGTGCAGGGGCTTCTGTCACGGCTGCAGGAGGGGGAGCGCATTACCTTCGATCAGCTCATTCGATCCGAACTGGCCGCCCATGCGTACTGGATGGACAGATGGAACGGATCACGCTCGACGGCGTGGAGGGGGTACGGCTTCGCACGACCACTGTACAGACAATGGCCTTGGCAATGCATGAGCTCGCTACCAACGCGGTCAAGTACGGAGCATTCAGTCAACCCCAGGCGCATGTGACCATCGCCTGGCGTGTCGAGCAATCAGGCGAAGGCGGCAAGCCGTGGCTGCATGTTGACTGGCGGGAGAGCGGGGTGAAGATGCCGCCCGCTGATGCCGGGCCGCAAGGGGGCGGCCAGGGGCGGGAATTGATAGAGCGCGCGCTGCCCTACCAGCTGGATGCGAAGACCTCGTTCACGATGGGAGAGGACGGCATCCACTGCACAATTGCAATTCCTATTTCCCTTACCAACCTCGCCGAGGATGAGGTGACGACTGAGGGGAGGGTGTTGATCCAGTGAGTCCGTGTCGACGGCCTTCAGCAGGAGCTGGCTGAATTGAAGCCTCCGGGAGGCCGTCTCTGGTCCCCGGGTCATGCCGCAAGGTCTTCGCTGTCACTCTGGCGGGCAAGCGCTCTGGCTCGCGGCGAGACGTGACCTCTCGATCATCAAGAGGTCGAAGCACCTGCGGGGCCGCTTGCCTGATGTTTCTCGTCCCATTCAGACAGCTCTCCCTGAAGCCTATCCAGGTGAGCCAGATGCATGGCCTGCGACTCTTCAAAATTCGCAAGAAGTCGTATCGCTTCCGCCAGGTCGGCGCCACGGGTCGTCAATTCAGCCACGATCTCGCGCTGCCGAGCGACGTGCTGCCTTCCCAAGGCGACATGCTCTCGCGCCTGCTGCAAATTCTTCTCCACAATCGCGCGGTCCATGCCGCTCTCCTTCTCCAAAGTGCGCCGCATCAATTCGATTATGCGGCGCGCTTTGATTCTTGCTTTGATGCACGTCATTGTCCCGGAGCGACGGGCACTTCCGGGCGATATGCAATGGGAGCGATCATGCGCTTATTATTCAGATTTGGAAACTGCCTCGCCGCATCGTAGAGACTGCCGTTGACCTTGCCCTAGGCGCCCGCGATGCCCGGAATCCTGTGGGATCGCGCGCGTACTTATCGGCGAGGATCCCCGCAGATATTTCGCGACCCGAGGTCTCTGAGATGCAAAAGGCTAGCGAGATTCTTGGGGCCGCCTCAGGCGCGTCGCATACCCCTCAGAGCTGCGTCGGAGCGTCGGTCTCCACCTCGGCATAAAGCTGACCGCACAGCGTCAGCGATCGCCGTATCGCAGCGACGCGATCTTCGGCGTCTTTGGGCGAATAGGCCCAGATGTCGGTCGCCCAGCTCTTGCCGTCCATTTCGTACTGCAGGGCGAACCTATAGAGCCGTCGCTCATCCGCGTCGGTGCTCACGAAAGTGCGGTCGGGCTCACCGCGGCACTCTCTCACGCGGGGGAAACTCACAACATTCAAAACGTGTGCTCCTTGGGTTTACCTCGTCGCCAGGGCTCGAAAGGCCACCTTCCTTTGACTAACCTGATCGCCTTGATTTCGTTCCCGGCTTCTGGCGCGAGCAGTCCCATTCGCGGTCCAGCTCTTCAGGCAAGTTACATCGCTGTGCCAAATCCATCATGTACATACAGGTGATGTACATCGGCGAGGTTATGGAAAGGAGGATGTGATACATTGGAGGAAGGTATTCAAAAGCGGCAACTCCCAGGTCATCAAACGCGGGGAGACTGACATTCCAACTTTGCAGAAACAGGACACTTCAACTTTGCGGCTACACGCTATCTGGCATAAGCTGAATTATGGAACTGCCCGAGCGGCGCCGTTGCCAATCACCCGCAATGCATCAGCGCCGATTGCCGAGGATGGCGTCAAACGGATTGGTGAACTGTATCGCATCGAAGCCGAATTGGGCGGCCTTGACCTGGCGCCTCGCCTCCCCGGGCGACAAGAGCGGTCAGCGCCGCTGATCGAAGACATGCAGGCATGGCTCGTCCATCATCATGCCCGTGTCCCGACGAAGTCGCCACTCGGCGAGGCTTTGGCCTACATCGTCAAATACTGGGACGGCCTGAAGCCCTTCCTGACCGACGGCAATGGGAGCCAAAGCCACGCGCGATTACGGTCGCCTGTTCCGGGCGCCGCCAAAGCGCGATGCTCTGCGAGTGCGATCGGAAAGCAACGTGGATCTTGACGGTTCAAGCGGGTTGCATTGATTTCAGCGCAGTGGCGGTTTCAGGAGCCCTCGCCCTGGCGAGGTCCGCCAGAAATCTTTCCATCAGATCGGAATCGCCAAAGCGGCGATATTCCCTCTCCTTAGCCAAGGAGAGATCGGGACTGGCTTTCACCAGGCGCGCCATCATATCCTGCGCACCCGCCAGCTTCCCCTGGCCCGTGAGCACGGCTGTCTTGATCAGCAAGCAATCTTCTGCCTGCGGCGCACGGATCAGGCATTCGTCCAGCACCTTGTCCGCGTCATCCAGCCGGCCAGCCGCGTATAATGCTTGTCCATGGACATAGATATAATACTCCGGCGCCATAGGATGCAGGCGCCGGGCCCGTTCTGCATTGGCAACGGCGTTCGCGTATTCACCGAACCGCACCTGTGCCTTGGCGAGGGCCATGAGGCTATCGGGATCGTTCGGGTTGAGTTCGACGGCCTGCTGCGCCGCCTGCCTGGCGCCGGGGTAGTCTCCCTTGGCGGCAAGGCCGAAACTCAAGGCCTGATAGCCGCTGGCAAGATTTGGGTCGAGCCGGATCGCCTGACGCGCCTCGCTCAATCCCGTTTCGAGATCGGCATCGGTGGCAAGCCCGCTCACGGATTGCACCTTGTCCAGAATATAGGTCATACCGAGATGCGCCCGCGCGGCGGCATAGCTCGGGTCCAGCTCCAGGGCGCGCTGGAAAAGTGTCCGCGATGCCAGAAAGGCGTCCTTGTCTTTCGATCCGTGCCTGTACCGATCACGACCGCGGAGCACGAGGTCGTAGGCCTGCAGATTTTCCGTCGGCCGCCGCGCTGCATTTTCAATCTCGGAAACTCGAACATAAGAGACGAGATGGGCTACGATCTCCGACGTCAGCTCCGTCTGCACCGCGAAGACGTCATCGACACCCCGGTCATAGCTGCGCGACCAGATATGAGCGCCGCTACGGGAATCGATGAGCTGGGCCACCACGCGAAGCTTGTCACCCGCTCGCCGCGCGCTGCCTTCGACTATGTATCCGGCGCCCAATCTTTCGCCGATCTCGCGCACATCGGCCGGGCGACCACGCAAGGCAAATGTCGAATTCCGGGCGATGACCTGAAGCTCGGGATTGCGTGCAAGCTCCGTGATAATATCTTCGGTAAGCCCATCGGCGAAGTAGCCTTCGTCGGCTTTGTCGCTCATGTTGTCGAAGGGCAGCACGGCGACCGAAGGACGGACATCGACGCTCGCTATACCCGACAACAAGGCGACGCCATTCGAAATCTCCCGGGAAATCCCCCTGAACGGGGGAACGTCTGCCAAGGCCGCCGCGCCGCCGATAACGGCAATGGCAGCGGCATAAGGTGCCGCACGACGAAGCATCTGGCGAGGGCGGGAAAGCCGCTGCCAAAGCGCGGGACCGGCCGTCAGTCGCACGGCATAAACATCCAAGGGTTCGGGAATGTTCTTGGCCTGGCGCCGACCAATTCGATAGAAGAGCTTCGCCCTCTCCCTTTCGGCGCTTCGCACTACGGCCGCACTCACGAAGATGCTGCCGGGCTCCGCCATGGACTCAAGACGTGACGCGACATTTACGCCGTCGCCGAATACGTCGCCATTGTCTTCGATGACGTCACCGAGATTGATGCCTATGCGAAGGTTGAAGGTTCGATCGGCAAAGCCGCGCTGGATCTCAATGGCAGCGTCAAGCGCTTCGTTGACACTGGGAAAGGCCGCGAGAAATCCGTCTCCGGCGCTCTTGAAGGTGCGGCCACGGTGCTTCAGAATGGTCGGTGCGATCAACTCATCCAGAACGGAGCGGAGTTCGCTGTAGGTCCCCGCCTCATCCTCCGCCATATGACGGCTGTACCCGACGATATCGCCGGCCATGATCGCAGATAGCTTGCGTTCCACGGGGGGCTCCTCGGTGATTTCCTATCGGGTATCATATAGCGACGGCAGGTGCCATTCACAGTTCGGTGTGCCATTTTTTCAGGGTGGCAGCTGAAACCGTGCAAGCAATGATGTGCGTCATCAAACAAGAGGTCTCTGCGGTTGATGGAAACAGAAGATGAGAGCCCTCATTGGGAATCCGGCCTCAGTCAAAGGTTGAACCTATGTCCATCTCCGAAACAGGCGTTTAGTATCAAAGCTTCCTGGCCATGCTGAACGGCAGCACGTTATCAGTTTCAAGCTGAGCTGCCGGCGCCGGCCGTCCAATGTAATATCCCTGAATCTGGCTGATTCCGTACTGCTGCATCAGCCGCTGATGTTCAATGGTCTCGACGCCTTCAACGAGGATCCTCACACCCCGGTTGCGCAGCAGGCTGATGATGTCGAGCAGCATCCTCTTCCCTCTCTCCGTGTTGCAGTCATGGAGGAAGGATCGATCGATCTTGACGGTGTCGAATTCTATCAGGCGAAGCCATGAGAGCCCGGCGAACCCTGTGCCGAAGTCGTCGAGCCAGACTTGAGCGCCCAGCTTTCTCAAGTCGCTGATGCAACGAACCACATCCTGGTCGATTTCCAGCTCCACGCCCTCGGTAATTTCGAAAGCAAGCCGAGCGCCGGCCACGTCGAATTCTGCTAGTGTTGCTGCGACATAGCTGGCGAAACCTGGCTTCTTAAGTTCAATCGGCGAAACGTTGACGCTGGCAACTTGCACCAGGTCGGTTGCCAACAAGTCCCGGCAAACAGTGCGAATTGCCCATCGGCCAAGTTGGATGATAGAACCTGTCCTTTCCGCAACTGGGATAAATATCGCAGGCGACACGGGCGTCCCGTCCAACATCCTCAAACGCATCAAAGCTTCAACGCCGTCCGTCTTGCCTGTCTGGATGTTGCGGATCGGCTGATAGACGAGGGAGACGAGGCCGTGTTCGAGCGCGATTTTCAGGGTCGCGGCTATATCCTCGCTGTCATCTCTGCTCTGCGGGTCCTCAGGATCGAAGACCACGAGGGTGTTGCGACCACTTGCCTTGGCAGCATAAAGCGCGCGGTCAGCTTCATGAATGACCTTGTCGACCTGCCTGGTCTCATCCCGTGTATAGGATACGCCGACACTTACGGTGATGACAGTGGTCCCGTCCCGCCTGTGCTCGTGTGGCCAAGCCAGTGCTCGGACAGCCGCACACATTGCTTCTGCGAGTTCGGTCGCTCTTTCCGCATTCTGCATTGGTGTGATGACGATAAATTCTTCACCCCCGTATCGCCCGATGATCGAGCCGCAGGACGAGGCGACGCTTTGGAGAAGCTGGGAAACGGCGACAAGGCACCGGTCACCCTCCTGATGGCCATAATAGTCGTTATAGTGCTTGAAGTAATCTACATCGATCAACAGGACGGCAAAGGGCGCCCTATCGTCCTGCCAGCGTTGCCAACAATCACGCAGACGTTGATCGATTGCCCGGCGATTTTCCAGGCCGGTCAAGGAGTCGGTGTTTGAGAGATGCAAAAGAGCCTTGCCCCTTTCGTCGGCGGCAGCTTGCTGCAAACTCGCTTCAAGAGCATTCAGGAAGACTTTATAGCGCTCTCTGTTGAGCTGCAGGTTCACGTAAGAAGTAAAAATGAGGCAGGAGATGCAGAACGCACCGAGGATCAGCTTGTGGAGAAGCAACATAGGCGCGAATAGATAAAGCGCGCCGATGAAGATGAGCATATTCGTCACGGATGACGCAAGAGCCAGCGGAAAGCGGAAGCTGAAGAACAAGTTGACGCTCATCATGAAGATCGCGCCAAAAACCATATAGTATGAGAACGCGTCCCTGACCGTGGTCATCTGGGCGGTGAGAAGCCAGACAAGATAAGCTGCCAGCACGGACGCCGCCGCGGCCATGTCGACGGTATCGGCTTTTGACTTGCGGTAGAGCAAGAGTTCCAGCATGCATAGCGCACTGACGCCAACTGCCAGCCGGCCAGCGATCGTGTACCGGACGACATCGCCAATAAAAAGATAGTCAGTGACAGAGTATGCGAGGTAGGCAGCTACCGCTATCCAGAGACCGTTGCGGGTGGCGGTCTTTCGGCTGCTTTCGCTCTTCTTGTTATAAAGGCA from Rhizobium bangladeshense includes the following:
- a CDS encoding adenylate/guanylate cyclase domain-containing protein: MERKLSAIMAGDIVGYSRHMAEDEAGTYSELRSVLDELIAPTILKHRGRTFKSAGDGFLAAFPSVNEALDAAIEIQRGFADRTFNLRIGINLGDVIEDNGDVFGDGVNVASRLESMAEPGSIFVSAAVVRSAERERAKLFYRIGRRQAKNIPEPLDVYAVRLTAGPALWQRLSRPRQMLRRAAPYAAAIAVIGGAAALADVPPFRGISREISNGVALLSGIASVDVRPSVAVLPFDNMSDKADEGYFADGLTEDIITELARNPELQVIARNSTFALRGRPADVREIGERLGAGYIVEGSARRAGDKLRVVAQLIDSRSGAHIWSRSYDRGVDDVFAVQTELTSEIVAHLVSYVRVSEIENAARRPTENLQAYDLVLRGRDRYRHGSKDKDAFLASRTLFQRALELDPSYAAARAHLGMTYILDKVQSVSGLATDADLETGLSEARQAIRLDPNLASGYQALSFGLAAKGDYPGARQAAQQAVELNPNDPDSLMALAKAQVRFGEYANAVANAERARRLHPMAPEYYIYVHGQALYAAGRLDDADKVLDECLIRAPQAEDCLLIKTAVLTGQGKLAGAQDMMARLVKASPDLSLAKEREYRRFGDSDLMERFLADLARARAPETATALKSMQPA
- a CDS encoding putative bifunctional diguanylate cyclase/phosphodiesterase, with translation MMHVLAETAVATMRPTLSPEQLRCLYNKKSESSRKTATRNGLWIAVAAYLAYSVTDYLFIGDVVRYTIAGRLAVGVSALCMLELLLYRKSKADTVDMAAAASVLAAYLVWLLTAQMTTVRDAFSYYMVFGAIFMMSVNLFFSFRFPLALASSVTNMLIFIGALYLFAPMLLLHKLILGAFCISCLIFTSYVNLQLNRERYKVFLNALEASLQQAAADERGKALLHLSNTDSLTGLENRRAIDQRLRDCWQRWQDDRAPFAVLLIDVDYFKHYNDYYGHQEGDRCLVAVSQLLQSVASSCGSIIGRYGGEEFIVITPMQNAERATELAEAMCAAVRALAWPHEHRRDGTTVITVSVGVSYTRDETRQVDKVIHEADRALYAAKASGRNTLVVFDPEDPQSRDDSEDIAATLKIALEHGLVSLVYQPIRNIQTGKTDGVEALMRLRMLDGTPVSPAIFIPVAERTGSIIQLGRWAIRTVCRDLLATDLVQVASVNVSPIELKKPGFASYVAATLAEFDVAGARLAFEITEGVELEIDQDVVRCISDLRKLGAQVWLDDFGTGFAGLSWLRLIEFDTVKIDRSFLHDCNTERGKRMLLDIISLLRNRGVRILVEGVETIEHQRLMQQYGISQIQGYYIGRPAPAAQLETDNVLPFSMARKL